The stretch of DNA CTGGGTGAGCTTGCTGACACCGTCGACAAGTTCCGCCACTTCGGCGCCGAAGCGGGTGCTAAGGTCTTCCTTGGTCAGCGGCGTATCTTCGATGACGTCGTGGAGCAGGGCGGCCATGATGCCCTTGGCGTCCATCCGCATCTCGGCCAGGATGATCGCGACCGAAAGGGGATGGCAGACGTAAGGCTCGCCGCTCAGCCGGAGCTGTCCATCATGCGCCTTGGCTGCGACTTCGTAAGCCTGGTGGATTTCGGAAACCTGAGCCGGATCGAGGTAGCTCGACGTCAACGTGCCAAGCCGGCGCGCCAGTTTCTCCTGGGGCAGTTCCGCCGGCTCTTGCGGCAGCGGAGTATCGGCGATGGCGTAGGGACTCATGACGGCTGTCGGGGCGGTCTCCGGAAAGCTTAGATTTCGTCGTCCAGATCGGCCAGGTCGTCCCTGGGCGGGGCCGGCATCGGCCGTTCGATCGGGAAGCGGTCCGTTCTCACCTTTTCCTTCAGATAGGCCGGGCCGATGTGTCCTTCCGCGATTTCGCGCAAGGCAACCACCGTCGGCTTGTCGTTGTTCCAGGCCACCTTGGCTTCCTCGGGATGGCGCGCCAGCACGCGGGCCCGCTTGCTGGACAGCAGCACGAGCTGAAAACGGTTTTCGACTTTATCCAGGCAATCTTCGACGGTGATGCGCGCCATTGATGATCCTCAATCGGTAGCGATGGAAAAAACGGATAGTATGTACCGTAGTTCGGAAGCCGTGTACAGTTCATTTGACTCCCGAAGCGGTGATTTGTTGCGGACGCGATACAGCAAAGGTAGGGCTGTGTCGGGATTCAAGCTGCGCGGTTCTCCAGCATGGCGACCGCCGGTAGTTGCTTGCCTTCGAGGAATTCCAGGAAAGCGCCGCCGCCCGTAGAAATATAAGAGATGCGGTCGCCGATGCCGTATTTGTCGATGGCCGCGAGGGTATCGCCGCCGCCGGCGATGGAAAACGCATCGCTTTCGGCGATGGCTAGCCCTAAGGTGCGTGTGCCTTCGCCGAACTGGTCGAACTCGAAGACACCCACCGGGCCGTTCCAGACCACCGTCCCGGCGCGGCCGACATAGTCGGCATAGCGTCTGGCGGTCTCGGGGCCGATGTCGAAGATCATCTCGTCGTCGGCGACGTCCGCAACGTTCTTGACCACAGCGGGTTCGGCCGCGTCGAACTGTTTCCCGACGACGACATCGACCGGCACCGGAATCTCGCCTCCCTTGACTTTCGCGGCCTCCATCAGGCGCCGGGCTTCGGCGACCAGATCTTCCTCATACAGCGATTTCCCGATGTTGAACCCAGCCGCCTTGATGAAGGTGTTGGCGATGCCGCCGCCGACGATGAGCTGATCGACCACTTGCGAAAGGGAGTCGAGCACCGTCAACTTCGTCGAGACCTTCGAGCCGCCGACGATGGCGACCAGCGGCCGTGCCGGGGCATGCAGGGCCTTGCCCAATGCATCCAGTTCCGCCGCCAGCAGGAGGCCGGCGCAGGCGACGGGCGCGAACTTGCCGACGCCGTGCGTCGAAGCTTCGGCACGATGCGCCGTGCCGAAGGCATCCATCACGTAGACGTCGCACAGCGCGGCGAGCTTGCGGGCCAAGGTCTCATCGTCCTTCTTCTCTCCCTTGTTGAAGCGGACGTTCTCGAATAGTACGACCGAACCGGCGGCAGGATCGACGCCATCGAGGTAGTTCTTCACCAACTGCACCGGCCTGCCCAGCAGTTCGGACAGCCGCTGGGCCACGGGCTGCAAGGAAAATTCCTCGGCATATTCCCCTTCGGTGGGGCGGCCGAGATGCGACATCAGCATCACCGTGGCGCCTGCGTCCAGCGCGTGGCGAATGGTCGGCAGCGCGGCGCGGATGCGGGCGTCGCTGGCGACCTTGCCGTCCTTGACGGGGACGTTGAAGTCTTCCCGGATCAGGACGCGTTTGCCCGCGAGATCGATGTCGGTCATGCGTTTGAAAGCCATCAGATGCTCCTTTGTGTTCTTGAATCTTGGCATCGCCGCTCAGGCGTCGCGCCACTTGATCGAACAGCCCATGCTGGGGAACTGTTCCGCCGGCCCCTTGCCGGTCCTGGCCACCTGCTTCATGGCCTCGTAAAGGTCGCGGCGGGTGTCCGGCGGCGCGGCCTCCTTGCGGCTGGCGTCGAGCCGACCGCGGTATTGCAGTTCGAGATCGGCGTTGTAGCCGAAGAAATCCGGCGTGCAGACGGCACCGTAGGCCTTGGCGACCGCCTGGGTTTCGTCCAGCAGGTAAGGAAAGGGGTAGGCCAGTTCCGCGGCGACCTTCTTCATATTCTCGAACGAATCTTCCGGATAGTCGGTCGGATCGTTGGACATGATCGCCACCGTGCCGATGCCGAGGGCCTGGAGGTCTCTGGCGTCGCGCACCAGGCGGTCCTGCACCGCCTTGACGTAGGGGCAATGGTTGCAGATGAACATGACCAGCAGGCCTTTGGGGCCGCGGCATTGCTCCAGCGTCCAGGTCTTCCCGTCGACGCCTGGCAGGGCGAAATCGATGGCTTTTTGGCCGAATTCACACACAGGGGTTTCTGTTCTTACCATGTCGGCAGGCTCTGAAATTTAGGGTTTTCCGCATGATACCAGACATCGCCCGGAGCGCCTGCACCGTTTCAGCGCAGGGTCCAGGCATAGGTGAACAGGCCCAAGCCGAGCGCCGCCAGCAGCCAGACCAGTGCCGACTGGGCGAAGGCGGTGCCCAGGATCGCGGCGCTCAGGACCAGCGAACCGCCGCCGATGCCGCCCAGGATGCGGCGCTGCCCCTGGCGGACTTCCCGGCTCAGGGCGCGCAGTTCGTCCGAGCGGATAGGGAGTTCGAGCCTGCCGTTCACCGCGCGGTCCAGCGCCTGGTAGCCCAAGCCCGGCACTTCCGGCCACTGCTGGGCCCATTCGGGAAGCTTGGCGCCCAGCTTCTTGACCGTGGACTTCGGTCCCCGGTCTTCCTGGAACCAGTGTTCGAGGAAAGGTTTGGCCGTCTGCCAGAGATCGAGTTCGGGGTAGAGTTCCCTTCCCAAGCCTTCGATGTTGAGGAGGGTCTTCTGCAGCAGCACCAATTGGGGCTGCACTTCCATGTCGAAGCGCCGGGCCACCTGGAACAGCCGCAGCAGCACCTGGCCGTAGGAGATTTCCTTCAGCGGCTTCTCGAAGATCGGTTCGCTGACGCTGCGGATGGCCGATTCGAATTCCTCGATCCGGGTGGTGCGCGGCACCCAGCCGGATTCGACGTGCATCTCGGCGACGCGGCGGTAGTCCCGGTTGAAGAAGGCCAGGAAATTCTCCGCGACGTAGTACTGGTCGGCCTTGGAGATGCTGCCGACGATGCCGAAATCGACCGCGATGTAGCGCGCATCGGGGGTGGCGAAGATATTGCCGGGATGCATGTCGGCATGGAAGAAGCTGTCGCGGAACACCTGGGTGAAGAAGATTTCCACTCCGCGTTCGGCCAGCAGCTTGAGGTCGACGCCTTCACGCCTGAGCTGTGCGATGTCGCCGATGGGGATGCCGGCGATGCGCTCCATCACCATCACGTCGCGACGGGTGTAATCCCAGTAGACCTTGGGGATGTAGAGAATCTCGGAAGTCTCGAAGCGGCGCCGGATCTCGGCGGCGTTGGCGGCTTCCCGCACCAGGTCCAGTTCGTCGAGGATGGTCTTCTCGAATTCGGCGACGACCTCGGTCGGGCGGAGCCGTCGGGCGTCCGGCCAGAACCGGTGGGCCATGCCGGCCAAGGCATAGAGCAGTTCGATGTCCGCCTCGATGCGTTTCTGGACGCCGGGCCGCAGCACCTTGACCACGACGTCCTCGCCGCTGTGCAGCCGGGCGGCATGCACCTGGGCGACCGAGGCCGAGGCGAGCGGCTCCTCGTCGAAGAACCGGAACAGCGTCCCGACCGGCTGGCCCAAAGCGGCTTCGATCATCCGGCGGGCCTCGAGGCCGGGGAAGGGAGGCACGCGGTCCTGCAGCTTGACCAGTTCCTCGCCGATGTCGTCGGGCAGCAGGTCCCGGCGGGTCGAGAGTGTCTGGCCGAATTTGACGAAAATCGGCCCGAGTTCCTCCAGCGCCTGGCGGATGCGCACCGCGCGCGGCGCTTCGAGGTTGCGAGCGCGCAGCCCCGCCGGGAAACGGGCGGCATAGCGCAGCGGGCGGTACAGATGGGTGGCTTCGACCAGTTCGTCGAGTCCGTGGCGGACCAGGACCTGCTGGATGTGCAGTAAGCGGCTGACGAGTCGGATCGGGATCACGGCGTTTTCGGCTGAAGGTGGCGGGGGGCGGCATGCAGCGTTTTTTCGAGACGGGCAAGCCGGGCTTCCAGCCGTGCGACGCCGTCGCGCAGCTGGTCGACCGCCGTGTACATGGCATCGGCCTCGGGGCCGGCGGGGACGATCCGGGTCTCCTCCTGCAGTAGTTCGCGGAGGTCCAGGCGCACGCTGGTGCCGACGTCGGCGCTCCAGCTCTGGAGCATCCGCCCCGCGTCGGCGATTTCCCTGGCCGCCGGTGGTCCCAGATAGCGTCCGATGATCGCTTCCCAGGGGATATCGAGGTCTTTCAATAATTCGGAAAACTTGCGCGCGGTTTCGGTATCGCCCTCCAGCACCAGTGATCCGGCCGTGCCGGGGCCGACGTTGTCCCGGCTCAGCGCCATCCGCGCCAGCGTCAGGGGGGAGCCCGCGATCACGGCGTCGGGCGTGGCCGTGCTTTCCCGCAGCACCTGGATGCCGTCGGGGGTGGGGCAGAACAAGAGGCCGAGGCCGGGGGGCGTCAGCACCAAAGCAACGGATTTGCCGGCGAGTGCCTCCAGCCGCATGCGGCTCGATGCACCCAAGGCGACATAGCGCGACAAGGCCTTCTCCAGGGCGCCGCTCAAGGCGGCCGCGAGCAGGAGTTTCAGGGTCCCGGCCATGCTCAGAGCTTGTAGCCCCGGTGCACGGCGACGATGCCCTGCATCAGGTCGAAGTATTCGCAGCGCTCGAAGCCGGCCTGCTGCATCATGGCCTTGAGTTGCTCCTGATTGGGGTGCATGCGGATCGACTCGGCCAGGTAGCGGTAGCTCTCGCTGTCGTTCGCGACGAGCTTGCCCAGGAACGGCAGCACCTTGAACGAGTACAGGTCGTAGGCCTTCTTGAGCAGTTCGTTGTGGACCTCGGAGAATTCCAGCACGATGACCCGTCCCCCCGGCTTCAGGGCGCGGTACATGGACTTCAAGGCTTCTTCCTTGTGGGTGACGTTGCGCAGGCCGAAGCCGATGCTGATGCAGTCGAAGCTGTTGTCCGGAAAGGGCAGTTTTTCCGCGTCGATCTGGGCGTAAGCCACCGATTCGGCGAGGCCTTCGTCGATGATGCGGTCGCGGCCGCGCCCCAGCATTTCCGCGTTGATGTCGGACAGCACCACGAATCCCTTGGCGCCGACGCGCCTGCGGAACAGGGCCGTCAGGTCGCCGGTGCCGCCGGCCAGGTCCAGCACCTTCTCGCCGTAGCGGACATGTGCCAGATCGACCGCGATCCGTTTCCAGATGCGGTGGACGCCCATCGACATCAGGTCGTTCATGACGTCGTACTTGCCGGCGACGGAGTCGAACACGGCGCGGACCATGCTCGCTTTTTCGCCCTCGGGCACGGTGCGGAAGCCGAAGTGGGTGGTATTGTCGCTCATGCGTATTCTCGAAAAAGGACTTAAGGCGTTAGGTCAGTGGCCGGTTTTGCGGCTGCAGCCCGCCGCCGAGACTTTGCCGAGGTACTCGCGCCACAGGGTGGTGTAGTGACGGCCGAGGTCGTACAGCAGCTTCCAGGTATAGATGCCGGTGTCGTGGCCGTCGCTGAAGGTCGGCTTGATGCCGTAGTTGCCGACCGGATCGATGGCCGTGATGGTCACGTCTTCCTTGTTCAGCTGCAGGGTTTCCTGCCCGGGACCGTGGCCGCGCACTTCCGCCGAGGGCGAATACACACGCAGGTATTCGCAGGGCAGTTCGAAGCGGCTGCCGTCGTCGAAGGATACTTCGAGCAGCCGGCTCTCCCGGTGCAGGGTGATGGCTAAGGGGGTCGGATCGCTCATGGTCACAGGATGTAGCGGCTGAGGTCTTCGTCCTGAGCCAGGGAGCCCAGGTGGGCGTCGACGTAGGCTGCGTCGATCGTGATGCTGTGGCCCGCGCGGTCTGGCGCGTCGAAGGAGATTTCTTCCAGCAGGCGCTCCAATACCGTGTGCAGCCGGCGGGCGCCGATGTTCTCGGTGCGCTCGTTCACCTCCCAACTGATCTGGGCGATGCGGCGGATGGCGCTGTCGGCGAATTCCAGGTTGACGCCTTCGGTCGCCAGCAAGGCGGTGTATTGCGCGGTCAGCGAGGCGTCCGGCTCGGTGAGGATGCGCACGAAGTCGTCGGCCGACAGCGGGCTCAGCTCCACACGGATCGGAAACCGCCCCTGCAGCTCCGGGATCAGATCGGACGGCTTGGCCAGATGGAAGGCCCCGGAAGCGATGAACAGGATATGGTCAGTGCGGATGGCGCCGTACTTGGTGCTGACGGTGCTGCCTTCGACCAGCGGCAGCAAGTCGCGCTGCACGCCTTCGCGGGAAATGTCCGGACCGCCGTATTCGCCGCGCTTGCAGATCTTGTCCAGCTCGTCGAGGAAGACGATGCCGTTCTGCTCCACCGCCTGGACGGCCCGCAGCTTGATCTCTTCCTCGTTGACCATTTTCCCTGCCTCTTCTTCCTTGAGGAGCTTGAGCGCATCCCCAACCCGCAGCTTGCGGTTCTTCGTGCGCCCCGACTGCATGTTCTGGAACAGGTTCTGCAACTGGCTGCTCATTTCTTCGAGGCCGGGCGGCGCCATGATCTCCACACCGATCGGGGCGGCCGAGACGTCGATTTCGATCTCCTTGTCGTCCAGTTCGCCGCTGCGCAGCTTCTGCCGGAACTTCTGCCGCGCCGGCGAATCGCCCTCCTCGTCGGCGTTCCAGGTGCTGGCGTGCGGCACCAGCACGTCGAGCACGCGCTCTTCGGCGGCGGCCTCGGCCCGGCTCTGCACCTTGGCCATTTCGGCCTGGCGGATCATCTTGATCGCCGCATCGATCAGGTCGCGGATGATGGATTCGACGTCGCGGCCGACATAGCCGACTTCGGTGAACTTGGTCGCCTCGATCTTGATGAATGGCGCGTTGGCCAGCCGGGCCAGGCGGCGGGCGATCTCGGTCTTGCCGACGCCGGTCGGGCCGATCATCAGGATGTTCTTGGGCGTGATCTCGTCCCTCAGCGGCTGGCCGATGTTGGCCCGGCGCCAGCGGTTGCGCAGCGCGATGGCGACGGCGCGTTTGGCCTCGGCCTGGCCGACGATGTGCTTGTCCAGTTCGTGGACGATTTCGCGGGGAGTCATCTGGCTCATGCTGGGGTACTGGAATTCTGCGCGATCTCGAGTTCTTCGATGGTCAGATTGCGGTTGGTGTAAATGCAGATGTCGGCCGCGATGTTGAGCGAACGCTCGACGATGTCGCGGGCACCCAGTTCGGTGTTTTCGAGCAGGGCGCGGGCCGCCGACTGGGCAAACGGGCCGCCCGAGCCGATGGCGATCAGGCCGTTCTCCGGCTCGATGACGTCGCCATTGCCGGAAATGATGAGCGAGGCTTTGTCGTCGGCGATGGCCAGCAAGGCTTCCAGCCGGCGCAGCATGCGGTCGGTGCGCCAATCCTTGACCAGTTCCACCGCGGCTTTGGTGAGGTTGCCACGATGCTTTTCCAGCTGGTTTTCGAAGCGCTCGAACAGGGTGAAGGCGTCCGCCGTGGCGCCGGCGAAACCGGCCAGCACCCGTCCGTTATAGAGGCGCCGCACCTTGCGGGCATTGCCCTTCATTACCGTGTTGCCGAGCGTGACCTGGCCGTCGCCGCCGATCACTACCTGGTTGCCCCGGCGGACGGAGACGATGGTTGTGCCGTGAAAATCTTCCACAGGATTTCTAAAGTCGTGGGTGAAACATCGGCATTCTATACGAATGCGCAACAATCGTCCGTGTGGCGTTTACTTTAAGGGTTCCGAACGGCTCCGGAGGAATTCGACGACGTTTTCGATCCCGATCTGCTGGCTGTCTGCGTCTCGGCGCCCCTTGTATTCCAGGGTGCCGGCGTCCAGTCCGCGCTCACTGACGACGATGCGATGTGGAATGCCGATCAGCTCCATGTCGGCGAACATCACGCCGGGGCGGGCCTTGCGGTCATCGTACAGCACCTCGAATCCGGCGGCCGAGAGTTCGGCGTAGAGCCGGTCGGCGGCGACTTGCACGCGCTCGGAGGTCTGCATGTTGATCGGGCACAGGGCGACCTGGAATGGCGCCAGGGCTTCCGGCCAGAGGATGCCGCGTTCGTCGTGGTTCTGTTCGATCGCTGCCGCGACCACCCGCGACACGCCGATGCCGTAGCAGCCCATCACCATGACCTGGCTGCGGCCCTCCTCGTTGAGCACGGTGGCGTTGAGCGCGGCGCTGTACTTGGTGCCGAGCTGGAAAATGTGGCCGACTTCGATGCCGCGGGCGATGCTCAAGACCCCTAAGCCGTCCGGACTGGGGTCGCCCTCGACCACGTTGCGGAGGTCGCGCAGATACTCGTCCTGCGGGAGCGGCAGGTCGCGCTCCCAGTTGACCCCGGTGAAGTGGAAGCCGGCCTCGTTGGCGCCGCAGACGAAATCGCTCATCGCGGCCACGGCGCGGTCGGCATAGACTGGGCCGAAAGCGGCCTCGGCCGGCAGGTTCAGCGGACCGATGTAGCCGGGACGGCAGCCCATGTGGCGCTCGATCTCGTCCTCGCTGGCGAAGCGGAACCGGCCCAGCACCTTGCCCAGCTTGATCTCGTTCAGCTCGTGGTCGCCGCGCAGCAGGACCTTCACGAACACGTCCCGGTCCAGGCCGTCGGCATCGACGATGGTCTGCATGACGGCGATGGTCTTGAGGATTTTGTCGGCGGGAACCCCGAGGAATTCGCTCACCTCGGCGATGGTTTTCTTGCCCGGCGTCTCGACCTTGAGCAGCTCGGCGGTTGGAGCCGAACGTGGCGTTGCGGGCGCCACGGCCTCGGCCTGTTCGATGTTGGCGGCGTAATCGCTGGCCGTGGAGAAGGCGATGGCATCCTCGCCGGAATCGGCCAGCACATGGAACTCGTGCGAATGGCTGCCGCCGATGGCGCCGGTGTCGGCCAGGACGGGGCGGAATTTCAGGCCCAGCCGGCTGAAGATGTTGCTGTAAGCCAGATACATGGCGTCGTAGGTCTGGGCCAGCGACTCGTTGTCCAGATGGAAGGAATAGGCATCCTTCATGAGGAATTCGCGCGCCCGCATCACGCCGAAGCGCGGCCGGATCTCGTCGCGGAATTTGGTCTGGATCTGGTAGAAATTGACCGGGAGCTGTTTGTAGCTCTTCAGCTCGTTGCGGGCCAGATCGGTGATGATTTCCTCATGGGTCGGGCCCAGGCAGAACGCCCGGTCGTGGCGGTCATTGATGCGCGCCAGCTCCGGTCCGTACTGCTCCCAGCGTCCCGACTCCTGCCACAGCTCGGCCGGCTGCACCACCGGCATCAGCACTTCCAGTGCCCCGGCCCGGTCCATCTCCTCGCGCACCACCCGCTCGACCTTGCGCAAGACCTTCAATCCCAGCGGCAGCCAAGTGTAGAGCCCGGCCGCCAGCTTCCGGATCAGGCCGGCGCGCAGCATGAGCTGATGGCTGACGATCTCGGCGTCGGACGGGGTTTCCTTGAGGGTGTTCAGGGGGAACTGGGAGGTGCGCATGGGGAAGTATCTAGGCGGCTGGAAAATTTTTTATTTTATCGATAGATGGCGGATCAAGTCAGCAAGATTTTGGCTGGGCGCGCCGGAGCCGCGATGGGTGCCGCAGCCGCAGACTATGGCGCGCTCGTCGGTCCGGCATACCGCGCCCGGTACCGTTTGCAGCCAGTCGGCCTGGCAGTCGTCGGTTGCATGGCGGACCGGGTGGGAACGTGCTGCGCCTGGGTTTCACCGCGGCGCAGAGCTCAATGGGTTCGCTGCCAGATCAGTTCGCCGTTGCGGTACACCTCCTTGATGCGATGCAGAGGGATGGTACGCAACTCGCCCAAGTGGTCAATCCATTCAAACGCGTTCGGCGGGTCCTCGGGAAACGCCAGTTCTGCAAGCGGCACCTGCACAATGCGGCGCTCGATACGGTCGTAGTAGCCGATGCGGAATTCCGCGCGGCCGAATTCCGCATCCCAGCGTATGCGATGGAGCAGATCTTGAATCGGTATCATGGCTGGGAAATTGGTCTTCGACCCGCTCCGAGATCACAGAGACCGCCGCTAAGCGAACTTTATTCATTGAAGGGCTGAGGCGTTAAGCCTTCGCCATCGTCCCCCGGCGGCATGGTCGTCAATGAATGTGCATCTCCCGATTGTTGGCCTTATCGCTTCTTTCCAGCAGATATCTGTCCTGATCACCGGGCAGGGGCTTGCCGTCGCCGCTGAGATAGATCAGGGTGCCTTCGTCCCGGATGGCGAGGCGGCGCGGTGGGGCGTCCTTGTTGGGGGTCAGCACGACCAGGCCGTTTTTGTCATCCCACTGGTATCTGCCTTTTTCGAAGGACTCCCGGTTTTGCGGCTTTGCGGGCTGGATGACCAGGAGATACCGGTTCTTGTCGTTCAACGACAGGGTCATCTTCAATCCGTTGCAATTTTCTTCCTGGCACGGCAGGTAGCCGTAAAAGACGCCACGGAATTTGCCCGCTGATTCCTCGGCACCAGCATGTGCCGAATGGTCCATTGCGCCGTGTTGGTTCAGTTCACGTGCCTTGAGGGCTTTTTCCTGGAGCTCTTTGTCGCTTTCCGCCCCGGCGGGCGGGATCGCGCTAAGTAGCGCGCCGAAAACGAGGAAGGGGACCTGCTTGATCATTTTTCCGTTCAATGTTCGCATATTAGGAATTTCTGGGTATCGGTTCATCCCGCGCCCTCGAGATGCCGAGCGTCCAGGAGCGACGCCCGCACCGCGGAGGCGCTGGCGGACACGAAGCCGGCGCAAGGCCGGGCCGCGTTCGCCAACGCTGGATTTTTACACATACTCCTACTTCCAGGGCATAGCCGCCTGCGCTTGGCCACGCCCGCCGCGCTTTCGTGTCTTGCGCAAGCGGGCACTGATAGCCGGGCGCGCATCTGGCCAGGTCCTGTCGAAGGCGGCGCAGACGAATGGATTGGCATCTGTCTACGGGTCGGCGCTCCGCTGAACGATCCGCACGCCTCTGGCAACCTCCAGCCACCGGCCTCCGGGATCGAATGGCGATATCACCGGAAACTTATATACAATGCTGCCAAGGGCATCCCGTCCGCCATGCGTGCGGGCGCCCGTCCACCACGAGCCTCCCGGCTGGCGGCGCCCGCAGCAGGAGAAGGTTCGCCATAACTAGAGCGACCTTGAGGTCGAAAGGAGGGGTTATGCCATCCAGCATCCATGTGTCACGCCGCCGTTTTCTCCGCCAGACCGGTCTGGGTCTGTTCGCTCTCGCCGGGGTGCCGGCCTGGGCACAGGCCATGACCATGCCGACCGGCCCGAAGCTCAGCCCGAACAAGGCATCGCCCGCGTTCGTCCCGGACGTGGAAATCGAGCTGGTGGCACGCCAGTCCTCGGTGGCTATCCTGCCCGGCCAGCCGACGCGGGTTCAGCAGTACGTCGCACGCTTGGTGAAAGGCCCGGAAGGCACGTTGACCAACCTGCCGGGGTCTTACCTCGGCCCGGTGATGCGCCTGAGCAAGGGCCAGAAGGTGCGCATTCATTTCCGCAACGAGCTGTCCGAGCCGACCATCGCGCACTGGCACGGCATGCATGTTCCCGCGCTGATGGACGGCCACCCGATGTACGCGATGGATCCGGGAGAGACTTTCGTTTACGAATTCGAGGTGCTCAACCGTGCGAGTCTGAACATCTATCATCCGCATCCGCACGAGATGACCGGACGGCAGGTCTATCACGGCCTGGCCGGTGGCATCCTGGTGAACGACGAGGAAGAGGCGGCACTGGGCCTGCCCGCGGGGGAATACGAGATCCCCCTCGTGCTGCAGGACCGGCGCTTCGACGCCGACAACCAGCTCGTCTATGTCCGCCACATGCACGAGCGGATGATGGGGTTTCATGGCGATCGCATCCTGGTCAACGGCCGGCCGGACTTCGCGGTCGAGGTGGCGAGCCGGGCCTACCGGCTGCGCATCATGAACGGCTCGAACGCCCGCATCTACAAGCTGGGCTGGGACGACGGCACGCCCTTGACGGTCATCGGTACCGACGGCGGCTTGCTGGAGGCGCCGGAGGTCAAGCCCTATGTGATGCTCGCGCCGGGCGAGCGGCTGGACGTCTGGGCGGATTTCAGCGGGCGCGGGGTGGGTTCGCAGATGGTGATGCGGAGCCTGCCGTTTTCGGGTGCTCTCCCGATGATGGCGCGGCGGATGATGGGCGAGATGATGCACAGCTCCTTGCCGCTGGGCAGCGATTACCCGCTGTTCACGGTCCGGGTGACCCGGCGGGTGAGCGAAAGCCCCAGCCTGCCGAGGCGCCTTGCGAAGCTTTCCCGCTACACCCTGGCCGATACCGCCAATCCGGACAAGCCGCTG from Methylococcus geothermalis encodes:
- a CDS encoding multicopper oxidase family protein, which produces MPSSIHVSRRRFLRQTGLGLFALAGVPAWAQAMTMPTGPKLSPNKASPAFVPDVEIELVARQSSVAILPGQPTRVQQYVARLVKGPEGTLTNLPGSYLGPVMRLSKGQKVRIHFRNELSEPTIAHWHGMHVPALMDGHPMYAMDPGETFVYEFEVLNRASLNIYHPHPHEMTGRQVYHGLAGGILVNDEEEAALGLPAGEYEIPLVLQDRRFDADNQLVYVRHMHERMMGFHGDRILVNGRPDFAVEVASRAYRLRIMNGSNARIYKLGWDDGTPLTVIGTDGGLLEAPEVKPYVMLAPGERLDVWADFSGRGVGSQMVMRSLPFSGALPMMARRMMGEMMHSSLPLGSDYPLFTVRVTRRVSESPSLPRRLAKLSRYTLADTANPDKPLPLEISEGPMSMLLNRRPYAHDDLQPFERIPLGSIQLLEIFHGHGRSGEGMEHGGGPGMGMHGGMGMMGHRGMGMMGGHGGGMEGGMGMMMSMAHPIHLHGQSFQVVSRTVSGAVLEDYASVREGFVDSGWKDTVLTMPGERIRLIKPFQDFKGLFMYHCHNLEHEDMGMMREFSIE
- a CDS encoding copper resistance protein NlpE is translated as MIKQVPFLVFGALLSAIPPAGAESDKELQEKALKARELNQHGAMDHSAHAGAEESAGKFRGVFYGYLPCQEENCNGLKMTLSLNDKNRYLLVIQPAKPQNRESFEKGRYQWDDKNGLVVLTPNKDAPPRRLAIRDEGTLIYLSGDGKPLPGDQDRYLLERSDKANNREMHIH
- a CDS encoding DUF504 domain-containing protein, whose protein sequence is MIPIQDLLHRIRWDAEFGRAEFRIGYYDRIERRIVQVPLAELAFPEDPPNAFEWIDHLGELRTIPLHRIKEVYRNGELIWQRTH
- a CDS encoding proline--tRNA ligase; amino-acid sequence: MRTSQFPLNTLKETPSDAEIVSHQLMLRAGLIRKLAAGLYTWLPLGLKVLRKVERVVREEMDRAGALEVLMPVVQPAELWQESGRWEQYGPELARINDRHDRAFCLGPTHEEIITDLARNELKSYKQLPVNFYQIQTKFRDEIRPRFGVMRAREFLMKDAYSFHLDNESLAQTYDAMYLAYSNIFSRLGLKFRPVLADTGAIGGSHSHEFHVLADSGEDAIAFSTASDYAANIEQAEAVAPATPRSAPTAELLKVETPGKKTIAEVSEFLGVPADKILKTIAVMQTIVDADGLDRDVFVKVLLRGDHELNEIKLGKVLGRFRFASEDEIERHMGCRPGYIGPLNLPAEAAFGPVYADRAVAAMSDFVCGANEAGFHFTGVNWERDLPLPQDEYLRDLRNVVEGDPSPDGLGVLSIARGIEVGHIFQLGTKYSAALNATVLNEEGRSQVMVMGCYGIGVSRVVAAAIEQNHDERGILWPEALAPFQVALCPINMQTSERVQVAADRLYAELSAAGFEVLYDDRKARPGVMFADMELIGIPHRIVVSERGLDAGTLEYKGRRDADSQQIGIENVVEFLRSRSEPLK